One region of Chryseobacterium sp. SORGH_AS_0447 genomic DNA includes:
- a CDS encoding VOC family protein, with translation MVIRKIDHLVLTVADIDETIKFYTEVLGFNAVTFGDNRKGLVFGHQKINLHQKGKEIEPKAQHPTPGSADLCFIADTDLEEVMQELKEKNIEILEGIVDRTGAMGNIKSVYFRDPDQNLIEVSNY, from the coding sequence ATGGTAATCCGGAAAATTGATCATCTTGTTTTAACCGTAGCCGATATTGATGAGACAATTAAATTTTATACTGAAGTCTTAGGCTTTAACGCCGTGACTTTCGGAGACAACCGAAAAGGACTCGTCTTCGGTCATCAAAAAATAAATCTGCATCAGAAAGGAAAAGAAATTGAGCCGAAAGCCCAGCATCCGACTCCCGGATCGGCCGATCTATGCTTTATTGCCGATACAGACCTGGAGGAGGTGATGCAGGAACTCAAGGAAAAAAATATTGAAATCCTTGAAGGGATTGTTGACAGAACCGGTGCTATGGGCAACATAAAATCAGTCTATTTCAGAGATCCCGATCAAAATCTGATAGAAGTTAGCAATTATTAA
- a CDS encoding helix-turn-helix domain-containing protein: protein MGKIKETSTNFENKKVLADECSEVYAANIIGGQWSLVICSWLTNGKMRFGELKKSIPNITERMLTMQLRKLEENHILTRTVYAEVPPRVEYELTEIGYELKPIILQMEQWGERHKKLKI from the coding sequence ATGGGAAAAATAAAGGAAACCTCGACTAATTTTGAAAATAAAAAAGTTTTGGCGGATGAGTGTTCTGAAGTCTATGCCGCAAATATTATCGGTGGACAATGGTCGCTGGTCATTTGTTCCTGGTTAACGAATGGTAAAATGCGCTTTGGCGAACTAAAGAAATCAATTCCAAACATTACCGAACGCATGCTTACCATGCAATTGCGTAAGCTTGAGGAGAATCATATTCTTACCAGGACTGTATATGCAGAAGTTCCCCCTCGGGTTGAATATGAATTAACGGAAATAGGGTACGAGCTTAAACCCATCATTCTTCAGATGGAACAGTGGGGAGAAAGGCATAAAAAGCTGAAAATATAA
- a CDS encoding ATP-binding protein → MSDINPSEEQKRLAALRSYHILDTASEQDFDDLTELAAAICNTPIALISLVDEDRQWFKSHHGIETRQTERCYSFCSHAIENPEILMQVEDASLDPRFHNNPLVTGNPDIRFYAGMPLLDDEGHALGSLCVIDQKPGHLNEVQQKALRTLARQVIDKLLLRRSNREMLIANEKLEQSNRYLTDAEEELKKINTELTDSKERLQTILDIVGEGIGITDEKGNFIYFNKCGREIFKFDEETLPALHYGSPEWNNRRLDGSPLPVEEHPVTMALRTGSQVKNYEFLVTNRQGGSMYLRVNATPLTENEENITGAIVSFADITESYLLQQQLKDREERLQVAISSANLGTWHMDSQTREFFPSPRLKELFGFHPDDDMPYSAALTQIADSHRHEVIKAVKESVINGEPYELEYPVIGYRDNKLRWICATGHLYTKPGNPHVSHFSGTMADITERKLDEQRRSDFIGMVSHELRNPLTAIGGYTYLLSKRAQKNNDEMVSNATGKLNRQVKRMEALINGFLDVARLGEGKIQLNKSSFDMADLVRIAEEESLATITSHTVAFAPVEFTPVKADKDKIEQVLINFINNAVKYSPEGSTINVSCVTTEGMAHVCVTDKGMGIPVKDQPFIFDRFYRVESENMKNKKGFGIGLYICKEIIERHHGQIGVESIEDQGSTFWFTIPIVTE, encoded by the coding sequence ATGTCTGATATAAATCCATCGGAAGAACAGAAAAGACTGGCTGCTCTTCGTTCTTATCATATTCTGGATACGGCTTCAGAGCAGGATTTTGATGACCTTACCGAGCTGGCAGCGGCTATCTGCAATACTCCTATTGCATTGATCAGCCTTGTAGACGAAGACCGCCAATGGTTCAAGTCTCATCATGGTATAGAAACCCGGCAGACTGAGCGGTGTTATTCCTTTTGTTCCCACGCTATTGAGAATCCGGAAATTTTAATGCAGGTTGAGGATGCCAGCCTGGATCCCAGATTTCACAATAATCCGCTGGTTACCGGAAATCCCGATATCCGGTTTTATGCCGGTATGCCACTTCTGGATGATGAAGGCCATGCGCTTGGTTCGTTATGTGTCATTGATCAGAAGCCCGGACATTTAAATGAGGTCCAGCAAAAAGCGCTTCGCACACTTGCCCGACAGGTTATCGACAAATTATTGCTGAGAAGAAGCAATAGGGAAATGCTTATAGCGAATGAAAAGCTTGAACAGTCGAACCGATATTTGACGGATGCAGAAGAAGAGTTAAAAAAAATCAATACGGAACTTACAGACAGTAAGGAAAGATTACAGACGATACTTGATATTGTAGGAGAAGGCATCGGCATCACCGATGAAAAAGGCAACTTTATTTATTTCAATAAGTGCGGCCGGGAAATCTTCAAATTTGATGAAGAAACCCTCCCTGCTTTGCATTATGGATCCCCGGAATGGAACAACCGCCGGCTTGACGGTTCGCCGCTGCCTGTTGAAGAGCATCCGGTAACCATGGCACTTCGTACAGGATCCCAAGTTAAAAACTACGAATTCCTGGTTACCAACCGGCAGGGCGGTTCTATGTATCTGCGTGTAAATGCGACTCCCCTTACAGAAAATGAGGAAAACATTACCGGGGCCATCGTAAGTTTTGCCGATATTACAGAAAGCTATCTTTTGCAGCAGCAATTGAAAGACCGGGAAGAAAGACTGCAGGTGGCTATTTCTTCTGCCAATCTGGGAACCTGGCATATGGATTCGCAGACGAGAGAATTTTTCCCTTCTCCGAGGCTAAAAGAACTGTTCGGTTTTCATCCTGATGATGATATGCCTTATTCAGCTGCTTTAACCCAGATCGCCGATTCGCACCGCCACGAAGTTATTAAAGCAGTGAAAGAATCCGTAATCAACGGGGAACCATATGAACTGGAATATCCGGTCATCGGCTACCGCGATAATAAACTCCGCTGGATCTGCGCGACCGGCCATCTGTATACAAAACCCGGAAATCCCCATGTTTCGCATTTTTCAGGAACCATGGCCGATATTACGGAACGTAAGCTGGATGAACAGCGTCGGAGTGATTTTATCGGGATGGTAAGCCACGAATTACGGAATCCGCTTACTGCGATCGGAGGTTACACTTACCTTCTCTCAAAAAGAGCACAGAAAAACAATGATGAAATGGTCTCCAATGCTACCGGTAAATTAAACAGACAGGTGAAGCGTATGGAAGCACTGATCAATGGCTTCCTGGATGTAGCCCGGCTTGGCGAAGGGAAAATACAGCTTAACAAATCATCGTTTGACATGGCTGATCTTGTCCGTATCGCCGAAGAAGAGTCGCTTGCGACCATTACTTCCCATACCGTTGCTTTTGCTCCGGTAGAATTTACTCCAGTGAAAGCCGATAAAGATAAGATCGAGCAGGTGCTTATCAATTTCATCAATAATGCTGTTAAATATTCGCCTGAAGGCAGTACCATTAATGTATCCTGTGTAACGACAGAAGGAATGGCGCACGTTTGCGTAACCGATAAAGGAATGGGAATACCCGTAAAAGACCAGCCGTTTATTTTCGACCGTTTTTACCGGGTTGAAAGTGAAAATATGAAAAATAAGAAAGGATTTGGAATCGGACTTTACATCTGCAAGGAAATTATTGAAAGACATCACGGACAGATCGGAGTCGAAAGCATCGAAGACCAGGGAAGCACATTTTGGTTTACCATACCTATTGTTACCGAATAG
- a CDS encoding alpha/beta hydrolase-fold protein — translation MPSVLLSNFQGIPMTVNAAVVLPVEYFTEPNSKFPVLFTIFGYGADYHYFSGHNLPASSLENVPVIKVFLDGNGKLGHSVYADSDNNGPWGEALTKEFIPVLEKSYRCNGARLLTGHSSGGWSSLWLQTHYSKIFTACFASSPDPVNFENFQMINLYSDVNMFYQNDSSPRLLSSVAGNIPWMKMKDVFQLENVIYRGEQLNSFNSVFSKKGRDGSPERLCDPITGNIDKSVVANWKKYDITAFLKENWESLKNDLDGKVRVAVGNDDNFFLNKSVRALETEMKKLNSDFKFAYYPGDHFTASTPEYRKDGNLFLKEKYLEWLKKHAQK, via the coding sequence GTGCCGTCTGTTTTATTGAGCAATTTTCAAGGAATACCAATGACAGTAAATGCCGCGGTGGTTTTACCTGTAGAATATTTTACAGAGCCCAATAGCAAATTCCCGGTTTTATTTACAATTTTTGGTTATGGAGCAGATTATCATTACTTTTCTGGGCACAATTTACCGGCCAGCTCGCTTGAAAATGTTCCTGTTATAAAAGTTTTTCTGGATGGCAATGGTAAATTAGGACATTCTGTATACGCTGACAGCGATAATAACGGACCTTGGGGAGAAGCTTTAACAAAAGAATTTATACCTGTTTTGGAGAAGAGCTATAGATGCAACGGGGCAAGACTGCTTACCGGCCATAGCAGTGGCGGTTGGTCTTCCTTATGGCTTCAGACCCATTATTCAAAGATATTTACGGCTTGTTTCGCCAGTTCGCCGGATCCTGTAAATTTCGAAAATTTTCAAATGATAAATTTATACAGTGATGTAAATATGTTTTATCAAAATGATAGTAGCCCGAGGTTGTTATCTTCTGTTGCAGGAAATATTCCCTGGATGAAAATGAAAGATGTTTTTCAACTTGAAAATGTAATTTATCGCGGCGAGCAACTCAATTCTTTTAATTCTGTTTTTAGTAAGAAAGGTAGAGACGGTTCGCCTGAAAGATTGTGTGATCCCATCACAGGAAATATTGATAAGTCTGTAGTTGCAAACTGGAAAAAATATGATATTACAGCCTTTTTAAAGGAAAACTGGGAATCCCTTAAGAATGATCTAGATGGGAAAGTAAGGGTTGCAGTGGGTAATGATGACAATTTTTTCTTAAATAAATCTGTTCGCGCCTTAGAAACGGAAATGAAAAAACTGAATTCGGATTTTAAATTTGCTTACTATCCCGGAGATCATTTTACAGCATCTACTCCGGAATACAGAAAAGACGGAAATCTATTTTTAAAGGAAAAATATCTGGAATGGCTTAAAAAACACGCTCAAAAGTAA
- a CDS encoding MFS transporter yields MKTNLNKRIAYIGCLGVVGIISTEFGIIGVLPQIAEYYDISISTAGYLLSTFALLIAVTGPFTVLFASKFDKKTIMLCAMGLFFISNFFSIFSPPFWLLILLRVLPTLLHPAFFSMTIAAAIRGTSQKDQMQLTSIIIGGIALAQVTLIPVSTFIASMYSWQSTYAIQGFVILATILIIIRYVPSLPNEQPASFKNQLLILTQPRFISGTLLNLFLITAWFCSYSYFADYLTKEKHMSEKEISVLLLLFGAMGVLSNYVSGKLLGKNMFWTALFFITGVFIVPFLFYFTEDSFLSVAAVTAVWGIMYGPCFLIGVGYMISAAPHAKEFANSLQTSFGNLGVSTGTAIGGFFISQYGISIAPWGGMVFGVLAILVIFWRAYLDKLPER; encoded by the coding sequence ATGAAAACAAACTTAAATAAAAGAATAGCTTATATAGGATGCTTAGGGGTCGTTGGAATCATCAGCACCGAATTCGGAATCATCGGCGTTCTGCCGCAGATTGCCGAATATTATGACATCAGCATTAGTACCGCCGGATACCTGCTCAGTACTTTTGCCCTGTTGATAGCAGTAACAGGCCCTTTTACAGTATTATTCGCTTCTAAATTTGATAAAAAGACCATTATGCTCTGTGCGATGGGATTATTTTTCATCTCGAATTTTTTCTCGATCTTCAGTCCGCCTTTTTGGCTGTTGATACTGCTGAGGGTGCTTCCGACGCTTCTTCATCCCGCTTTTTTTTCCATGACGATTGCCGCTGCAATCCGGGGAACCTCTCAGAAAGATCAGATGCAGCTTACTTCCATCATTATCGGGGGAATTGCCCTCGCCCAGGTTACCCTGATTCCTGTAAGTACTTTTATAGCGAGTATGTACTCATGGCAGTCGACGTATGCTATCCAGGGATTTGTAATACTGGCAACCATTTTAATTATCATCAGATATGTACCTTCTCTACCGAATGAGCAGCCTGCTTCTTTTAAAAACCAGCTTCTGATACTGACGCAGCCCCGCTTCATTTCGGGAACCCTTTTAAATCTGTTTTTAATTACCGCATGGTTCTGTTCGTACAGTTATTTTGCAGACTATCTTACCAAAGAAAAGCATATGAGTGAAAAAGAGATCAGCGTATTGTTGCTGCTTTTCGGAGCTATGGGAGTTTTATCAAATTATGTATCAGGAAAGTTATTGGGCAAAAATATGTTTTGGACGGCGTTGTTTTTCATCACCGGAGTTTTTATTGTCCCTTTTTTATTCTACTTTACTGAGGATTCCTTTTTAAGTGTGGCTGCCGTTACAGCAGTATGGGGAATCATGTACGGCCCGTGTTTTCTGATTGGTGTAGGTTACATGATTTCAGCAGCACCTCATGCAAAAGAATTTGCCAACAGTCTTCAGACCTCTTTCGGAAATTTAGGCGTGTCTACAGGAACGGCCATCGGAGGATTTTTTATCAGTCAATACGGAATATCCATTGCACCATGGGGCGGAATGGTATTCGGAGTTTTGGCGATTCTGGTTATTTTCTGGCGTGCCTATCTGGATAAGTTACCTGAAAGATAA
- a CDS encoding GAF domain-containing sensor histidine kinase: MSDLNKAQDFQTDINQISQIPAVTKILEVICNVTGMGFAAVARVTKDRWIACAVNDKINFGLGVGGELKVETTLCQQVMEKQKEVAIDHVAEDPIYSDHHTPKIYGLQSYIAIPLFLTNGDFFGTLCAIDPNPALVNNEKMIDMFKLFAELIAFHLESLQNLSDTQAKLEEEQSNAEIREQFIAILGHDLRNPVGAISSAAQLMFRNSLDERNLKLAKIISDSTLRVRGLIDNMLDFASGRLGGGIVLNYHNDHMVLRDVLHQIITELETVYPDREIIADLNLNHPVNGDYKRIAQLFSNLLGNAITHGSKESPIIVTAKSESDLFELCVINKGNKISSEAEKHLFQPFSRGKVHHGQEGLGLGLYIASEIANAHKGEILVKSSDEETCFTFRFNQ, translated from the coding sequence ATGAGCGACCTAAATAAAGCACAGGATTTCCAAACCGACATAAACCAAATCAGCCAGATTCCTGCAGTTACCAAAATACTTGAAGTTATCTGTAATGTTACCGGCATGGGCTTTGCGGCCGTTGCCCGTGTTACTAAAGATCGGTGGATCGCCTGTGCGGTGAACGACAAAATCAATTTCGGTTTGGGAGTAGGAGGAGAATTAAAGGTGGAGACTACTTTATGCCAGCAGGTAATGGAAAAGCAGAAAGAAGTGGCCATCGATCATGTTGCTGAAGATCCCATCTATTCAGATCATCATACACCGAAAATCTACGGTCTTCAAAGTTATATTGCCATTCCGCTTTTCCTGACAAACGGAGATTTTTTCGGAACCCTATGTGCCATCGATCCTAATCCTGCACTGGTTAATAATGAAAAGATGATCGATATGTTCAAGCTGTTTGCTGAGCTCATCGCCTTTCATTTGGAATCCCTCCAAAATCTGAGTGATACACAGGCTAAGCTGGAGGAAGAGCAGTCCAACGCAGAAATAAGAGAGCAGTTTATTGCCATTTTAGGGCATGATCTCCGTAATCCTGTGGGTGCTATTTCCAGCGCAGCGCAACTGATGTTCCGTAATTCTCTGGATGAGAGAAATTTAAAACTAGCTAAAATTATAAGTGATTCTACCCTGCGGGTACGAGGATTGATCGATAATATGCTTGATTTTGCCAGCGGACGCTTAGGCGGCGGAATCGTACTGAATTACCACAACGATCATATGGTTCTTAGAGATGTTCTTCATCAGATCATTACCGAGCTCGAAACGGTATACCCGGACAGAGAAATCATAGCAGACCTGAATCTGAACCACCCCGTCAATGGAGATTACAAACGCATCGCACAGCTCTTTTCCAACCTTTTGGGAAATGCCATTACGCATGGCTCCAAAGAATCGCCGATCATCGTAACGGCAAAAAGCGAATCCGATCTTTTTGAACTGTGTGTCATTAATAAAGGAAACAAAATTTCTTCCGAAGCAGAAAAACATCTGTTTCAACCTTTTTCCCGAGGGAAAGTTCACCACGGACAGGAGGGGCTTGGTTTAGGTTTATATATCGCCAGTGAAATTGCCAATGCCCATAAAGGGGAAATCCTGGTTAAATCTTCCGATGAGGAGACCTGTTTTACGTTTCGGTTTAATCAGTAA
- a CDS encoding TetR/AcrR family transcriptional regulator: MPRKKEFDYEEKLEVAMHLFWEQGYHFTSLSDLESHLKINRSSIYPTYGDKKELLLKCLDRYQKAKISEYQYFLQDKTLNALEDLKQLLTMAVKQSMQDQKVCLALKMIFEMALADEEINQMLLSNEEKIEQVYLAVLERGMLQKRIKEDLDIKAMAAFFASSSATLLKNYVLYRDETQVDHMIQLMIQLVSTEK; encoded by the coding sequence ATGCCAAGAAAAAAAGAATTTGATTACGAAGAAAAACTGGAGGTTGCCATGCATCTTTTTTGGGAGCAGGGGTATCACTTTACTTCCTTGAGCGATCTTGAAAGCCACCTGAAAATCAACAGAAGCAGTATATATCCTACCTACGGCGATAAAAAAGAACTGCTGCTGAAGTGTCTTGACCGGTATCAGAAGGCTAAGATTTCGGAGTACCAATATTTTTTGCAGGACAAAACTTTAAATGCTCTGGAAGATCTGAAGCAGCTGTTGACGATGGCTGTAAAACAAAGTATGCAGGATCAAAAGGTCTGTCTCGCGTTAAAAATGATCTTTGAAATGGCTTTAGCTGATGAAGAAATTAACCAAATGCTGCTAAGTAATGAGGAAAAAATAGAGCAGGTATATCTTGCCGTTCTCGAACGGGGAATGCTTCAGAAGCGTATTAAAGAAGACCTGGATATAAAAGCGATGGCCGCCTTCTTTGCAAGTTCATCTGCAACCCTTTTAAAAAACTATGTCCTGTACCGGGACGAGACGCAGGTTGATCACATGATTCAGCTGATGATCCAACTGGTGAGCACCGAAAAATAA
- a CDS encoding nuclear transport factor 2 family protein, which yields MNNATILHQANEFVKKGDYDSFLSYCIHDTRWVFVGDRTLEGKEQVRAYMNEAYLEPPVFTVETTIEEGDFVTVTGEISLKTENESYNHYTYCDIWRFENGKIAELKAFVIEKKP from the coding sequence ATGAACAATGCAACGATCTTACACCAGGCCAACGAATTTGTAAAGAAAGGAGATTACGACAGCTTTTTATCTTATTGTATCCATGACACCCGATGGGTTTTCGTTGGTGACCGTACGCTCGAAGGAAAAGAACAGGTACGGGCTTATATGAATGAAGCCTATTTGGAGCCGCCAGTATTCACTGTTGAAACAACCATTGAAGAAGGTGACTTTGTAACCGTGACTGGTGAAATCAGCCTGAAAACCGAAAATGAAAGTTATAACCATTACACTTATTGTGATATATGGCGATTCGAAAACGGAAAAATAGCAGAACTGAAAGCGTTTGTAATAGAAAAGAAACCCTGA
- the uxaC gene encoding glucuronate isomerase: MKSFITDSFLLQNTYAEELYFNYAEKQPIIDYHNHLTPKDMAENTVFENISKVWIAGDHYKWRAMRTLGINEKFITGDSSDKEKFEAWAKTVPYTLRNPLYHWTHLELKRYFGIDELLSENNASEIYDNISSQLQTPEKSTRGLLELMNVESLCTTEDPLDTLNYHQDLAKSGWKVKVTTAFRPDKAILIENHNFADYISKLGESAGVEITSYQTLCDALLKRIEYFHENGCRLCDHGLNNISFEETTEAEVDAIFADKLAGKVIAEKQVNQFKTAILLFLGETYHQFGWVQQFHLGALRNNNARMHRILGPDTGWDSIGDFVQAETLSKLLNALDGKDKLTKTILYNLNPADNEIFATMIGNFNDGSIKGKVQFGSGWWFLDQKDGMIKQMNALSNMGLISCFVGMLTDSRSFLSFPRHEYFRRVLCNLFGEEIQKGELPDDMEHIGKIISDICYHNAKNYFDF, from the coding sequence ATGAAATCATTTATCACCGACAGTTTTTTACTGCAAAATACTTACGCTGAAGAACTCTACTTCAACTACGCGGAAAAGCAGCCGATCATTGATTACCACAACCACCTGACTCCTAAGGATATGGCAGAAAATACCGTTTTCGAAAATATCTCCAAAGTATGGATTGCGGGCGACCATTACAAATGGAGGGCAATGAGAACGCTGGGCATTAATGAAAAATTCATCACCGGGGACTCTTCCGATAAGGAAAAGTTCGAAGCCTGGGCCAAGACGGTTCCGTATACTTTAAGAAACCCGCTGTATCACTGGACACACCTGGAGTTGAAAAGATATTTCGGCATCGATGAACTGCTCAGTGAAAACAATGCTTCGGAAATCTACGATAACATCTCCTCCCAGCTTCAGACTCCTGAAAAATCGACAAGAGGTCTTTTAGAATTAATGAATGTGGAATCCCTCTGTACAACGGAGGATCCTCTGGATACTTTAAATTACCATCAGGACCTGGCAAAAAGCGGCTGGAAGGTTAAAGTTACCACTGCATTCCGCCCGGACAAAGCCATTTTGATCGAGAACCACAACTTTGCAGACTATATTTCAAAATTAGGCGAATCGGCCGGTGTTGAGATCACTTCTTACCAGACGCTTTGCGATGCATTGCTCAAAAGAATTGAATATTTCCATGAAAACGGTTGCAGGCTTTGTGACCACGGACTAAACAACATTTCCTTTGAGGAAACTACGGAAGCTGAGGTTGATGCCATCTTTGCCGACAAACTGGCCGGAAAGGTAATTGCCGAAAAGCAGGTAAACCAGTTTAAAACAGCCATCTTACTATTCTTAGGCGAAACGTATCACCAGTTCGGATGGGTGCAGCAGTTCCACTTGGGCGCTTTAAGAAACAACAATGCCCGGATGCACCGGATTTTAGGTCCAGATACCGGCTGGGATTCCATCGGGGATTTTGTGCAGGCGGAAACATTATCGAAATTATTAAACGCGTTAGACGGAAAAGATAAATTAACCAAAACCATTCTTTATAACCTTAATCCTGCCGACAACGAAATTTTTGCTACCATGATCGGGAACTTTAACGACGGGAGCATCAAAGGGAAGGTACAGTTTGGTTCCGGGTGGTGGTTTTTGGACCAGAAAGACGGGATGATCAAGCAGATGAATGCTCTTTCCAATATGGGACTGATCAGCTGTTTTGTGGGAATGCTGACCGACTCCAGAAGCTTTCTTTCCTTTCCGAGACACGAATATTTCAGAAGGGTACTGTG
- a CDS encoding helix-turn-helix domain-containing protein has translation MYERKIIPNLNCGLDLIGEVLYGKWKIRLLWFIDQGHQRPSELQRKIPDATRRVLNMQLKEMEEHELVSKVIYPVVPPKVEYSLTALGKSLIPLVGALGQWADEHEDRLRMLIMKRIQGSADQENPS, from the coding sequence ATGTATGAGCGAAAAATAATACCGAACTTAAATTGCGGTCTGGATCTGATCGGGGAAGTACTGTACGGCAAATGGAAGATCCGTCTGCTCTGGTTTATTGATCAGGGACATCAAAGGCCGAGCGAGTTACAACGGAAAATACCGGATGCCACGCGGAGGGTTCTGAATATGCAGCTGAAAGAAATGGAGGAACACGAACTGGTTTCGAAAGTTATTTATCCGGTCGTTCCGCCAAAAGTAGAATATTCTCTTACCGCGCTGGGGAAGAGCTTAATTCCTTTGGTAGGTGCTTTAGGACAATGGGCAGATGAACACGAGGATCGGCTGCGAATGCTGATCATGAAAAGAATTCAGGGATCTGCTGATCAGGAAAATCCCAGTTAA
- a CDS encoding SDR family oxidoreductase — protein MEQFNFNNELSGKIALVTGGTKGAGKAIAERLLQAGATVIISARNAPENENSRMHFIASDLSTAEGAQKVISEVLSSYGQLDILVNNLGSSATPAGGFQALTDEDWESTLQANLLAPIRLDRGFLPQMIDRKSGVIIHIASIQGKLPLYDSTLPYAAAKAGLRNYSKSLSNEVTPKGVRVLTVSPGWINTTASEAWLGEIARNANSTVEEAQQGVMDALGGIPFGRPAEPKEVAELVGFLVSPRAGYLTGTEFVIDGGTVPTV, from the coding sequence ATGGAACAATTTAATTTTAACAATGAGTTATCAGGCAAGATTGCACTGGTAACCGGAGGTACAAAAGGAGCAGGAAAAGCAATTGCAGAAAGGCTGTTGCAAGCCGGCGCCACCGTTATCATCTCAGCCAGAAATGCCCCTGAAAACGAGAACAGCCGTATGCATTTTATTGCCTCGGATCTAAGTACAGCGGAAGGAGCACAAAAAGTAATCAGCGAAGTACTGTCTTCTTATGGCCAGTTGGATATTCTGGTCAACAACCTGGGTTCCTCTGCTACACCTGCCGGAGGCTTCCAGGCCTTAACCGATGAAGATTGGGAATCGACTTTACAAGCGAATCTGCTTGCTCCGATCCGGCTGGACCGGGGATTTTTACCCCAAATGATCGACCGGAAAAGCGGGGTTATCATCCACATCGCTTCCATACAGGGCAAACTCCCTTTGTACGATTCCACCTTACCGTACGCCGCCGCAAAAGCCGGATTGCGAAATTACAGCAAAAGCTTATCGAACGAAGTTACCCCAAAAGGTGTCCGGGTACTGACGGTCTCTCCGGGCTGGATCAATACGACGGCCTCGGAAGCCTGGCTCGGTGAAATTGCAAGAAATGCAAACAGTACCGTCGAAGAAGCCCAACAGGGAGTGATGGATGCCTTGGGCGGAATCCCCTTCGGAAGGCCTGCCGAACCGAAAGAAGTCGCTGAATTGGTTGGTTTTCTCGTATCACCGAGAGCAGGTTATTTAACGGGAACTGAATTTGTCATCGACGGGGGTACCGTGCCCACCGTGTAA